GCCGTCATCGAATCCCTGAACGAAGTACCCCCATGGCGGAGCTACGACATCGCCGATCAGAGGCTCGTCGCCCTCAGCGACGATCACGCGGTCCTTGTCTACACCGGCCGTGCCTACCGCGACGAGGATGAGCCCGCGTTCATCGCGCGCATGTCCAGCGTCTACAACCGTCAGGACGGCACCTGGCGACTCGCCCTCTACCAGCAGACGCCCATC
Above is a window of Corynebacterium suedekumii DNA encoding:
- a CDS encoding nuclear transport factor 2 family protein, with the translated sequence MLEELLDLEHQGWTSLCNSTGADFYGQIMASDGVMVLAHGQVFDRQAVIESLNEVPPWRSYDIADQRLVALSDDHAVLVYTGRAYRDEDEPAFIARMSSVYNRQDGTWRLALYQQTPIPSQA